The region AAACTGAGTCTCACTCTGCTCTCTCTGTACAACAAGTCTCTGACTGGCAATGGCATCTATTGGGCAACAGTGTGCAATGCAGTCAATTTAATCTAAATGTAGCCAACATACATACTGTTTACAACCAACATGACAATTTCATGAATAGCATTATAAGCAGAGGACTTACCTCTCTCAAAGAAGTTAATCGATCGACACCAGTCCGGAGAAGAGTTACTCTAAATGTGCACGTCACATTGCAACACCTGTTCGTTACGGAACATCTCAAACCTTTCAGAGAACATTTACACATTAGGCTACTACGAAATTAATAATTTGCTATTAACTAATTAATGATCTGAGATAAAATAAGTTTCATACTTACTAAACATCATGTTTTGAGCCCAAACCAACTGAGATATACATAAACTAATGCCTTTTGCATAGCACAAGGCTTAATttgaagaaaatatatattaattagccCCATACATCaattaaactattaaattacattatgatAAACTAACAGTAAAATGTTCAGAAAAATATAAGTTATAGCACACAGCTGTTTTTTGAATCTGCACTTCATGTCTTATAATTTTACAGCTTTAAATGTAGGTGACTGTAAATCTATTAAACTACAACACAGCTGACCTAAAGGTTTCAAACCAAATGcaaattacagaatattattCCCTAAATTGCACAGTCTTTGTTTTTCAGATTATTCCTTTGGTGTTGTTTAGAGTAGTGCTTCCCAAACCTATCCTGGAGGACCCCCTGGCCTGCACGTTTTGTATGTCTCTCTAATCAGACACACCCAATATAGTTATAGAAGACTATACTCTTTGTTTAGTTCTTGTAGTCTCTACTAACGAGTAGATGAGTGGAATCAGGTATGTTAAATTGGCTTGATGGCGTTTGATATTCGCATATTTAGGGACCGTCTCTAAAGTTACATGCAATATTGGTAGACACAGTTCTAACTTCAATACCACATGAGCAGAATGGCTTACtgtcataaaaacaaatgatttacattttattttaataaatataaaaaaatatacaaggtGTGCATTATAGTTGACACCTAGATGAACAGTTTACAGTTGCTTTATGACTGTAAGCCATTCTGCTCATATGGTATTGAAATTAGAAAAGTGTATCGCAACATGGCATGTAACTTTAGAGACGGTCCCTAGTAAATATGCGAATATCGAACGTCCAAAGTCAAGCCAACTTTATGCCAGTCTGTGTGCCATAATTTTATGAACATTTCACtattagtttattagtttaaAGAACGTATAAAGTgctaattttaaaaacagagcCTGATGCTATAAAAGGGATATTTTTCTGAACACTTTACTATTAGTTTATTGTCATATGTCATGGGTTAATAAATATACTTTCTTTCAATTACATTTTGTGCTATGCAAAAGGCATTTGTTTATAGGCCCGCCTATCTGAGTTGGTCTGGGCTCTAAACACGAAATTCccaacattaaaataactttatcgCCGTTCCTTACCTGTCTACAAGACTTTGTTCTCCATGCTCTGGTGGTGATGATTCGAGTAAACTGTCAAATTGTGCATTTATGCGATCCCTAATCCCACTCAGACGTCTTCTAAAATGATTAGGTACTCCAGACATCTTTGTTGATAAAGAGATTAATAATGATCTAATAATCGAAAAGCGCGCCAGACACTACATCCGGTGGTGCATCGGAAGCCATACCTTAAGATAcaacttttttcattttgttttattttttgttttatttgttttattttattgaacaaaattcATGTGCATTTACACTTCACATATACAGTGTTTACTTTGCAAAACAATTTTTGCCATCTTCGCGTTCTAGCAAACTGGATGCTCAGACTTGCGGTAGATTCCTCGTAACCATGAGAGGTGTGTCCATGTAGATGAGTGAATAAATCTGCATCTCAAGTGGCGTGTAGCGTAAACTTAACGTCGGTCGGCATGTGGCCTTATTTTAACGCGTGGTGGTGTCTGCAGTTAACTTATTGCCTGGTGGCGTTATGAAAACGGCGTTTTAATATTGATACGGCGGTGAAAAGTAGGCGAATTCTGAACCATTTGGCTTGTTATGTCCTGCCGCCGCCGGTTCATATATGCATCTAACCTCCTAACTACGCAGCAGATTCGTTCTGAACTAATCTCTTCCCGAATAGTCCCTCCCTAACATTTTCGTCTAGTTTTTATTCGTTGAGGAGTATGTCAATAGATTTACGTCATAgtttttgtcattcaaaaagAGTTTTCGTCTCGTTGACgacaattatgacaaaaattatTCGtcaacgaaattaacactgctgcAGTCACTCTGGAGAAACTGTGCCTATGGGGGGTGGATCGTGCCACGGATTACCTGCTGAAGGAGACACTAGTGTACTTTTTACGTGTGTGAAGGAGTATGTCGCAGCACAGACGCGTGACACTAACGCCTGAGACTAGCTGTTTCTCAATACCAAGTAAGCAAAGTTCGGACTTGCTTCGCAAGTTCGACTCGGGAGTGTGAACTCCTGAGGACGGAAGAACACAAGTCCGGCAATTCTGCAAATGGAACAGCAGCATACTTGATAACTGGCCTAAGTTATCTACACTGTATTACAAGAGGACGAAATACGATATCAAAGACCActgcctctttttgttttcatcatATTAATAGCGCAAAAGTGTAGTTCAGGGAACGCACATACATTACAGTGAAAcgaaatattatatcaaacagCCTTGCctcttttctgtttcatttaaaatattaatagccTCAAAAATGTGGTTCATGCAAGGCATACACACATTACAATAAAACGAAAtgatatcaaacaccactgcctttttgttttcttcaaaatataaaacacaacccttttcgttttcattttaaaaacaaattatagacctttttcctgaATAACTGATGAGCGGTGCCATGATGGATTCTAACTTCCGTTCGGGTGCTCTCGTGTTccggtctccatagaaatccgttaaaacggggtaaaaaaaaagatagactgaattgaaactttttcaatataactacatataaaaatgtgtggagggttgctgtgctgttgttggctgccacagtaacggCAGTAAGTGAaggaattcctttaaagtacttgttttgcgtaTCAGAAAATCTGTATTGTCAGGCACTGTATACATGGCTtgcagcgcttaagttaaaatactgagtatgaaataataatatatgttaaaataatgtttgctcttatcattctgtgtacaaaatcccatgaacttcaCCCCGATCGGGAGCTGTATGTGCACTCATCCGTTTTCAATGCAGTTTAACCTCGCGTCGCTTctgtcatcttcccactcattgatCTATGACTGGTCCTTTATTGCAAAACGACGGTCATTGCgacactgtaaagtgatgaaacaatggcgccacatgatttttaaatgactttcaTAGGTATCACATTATATTATCGgctctgaaaatatgtaaatgtgactaGAAACCGGAAATGTAAAGCACCGTTCTAATCGGGGGAGACTTCCGCGTTcagaaaaaaatggaaaatatgtcAGAGTGACGTAGTTCTGCGcaggccgctcccacgatagttgattgacaagcccgtcttaccttagacccgccctgagtgagctgaaaCAGTCCAACCGCCGTTGAatcgactccggtgcaggggagtTCTCAAGGACAGCAACACTATAAAAATATGGTCTTTTACTTTTGGTGTAGATTAAACTACTCAACTGTATATGAAGTAGGcaactttaaatttaataaccttgaaatatatttagaagAAAAATGCAACATACACATTAGTGCAGcaatattaatgcaaaaccaTCCtgaggttttttgtttttttgtttttttccctttaacTAAGGTTTTAAATGTGACTAGTAGTTTCTCCCCAATGTGGTATTAGTAGTTACTAAAGTAGTTCACTAAAGTATTTCAATATTTCTTCTACTAATTACTTTGGCATAGCTCTAAACAATTTCTCTTTTCCTTCTTTCCCTAAATCAGACCAGACCCCTGTACTGCAGTATAAAGCTGAATGTGAACAGTGCTGGACaggttttgtaatgcttttGGGCTGAGCAGGGAGGCCCCTGACAGTGCTGCTGGATCTGTTGAACACTGAATGACAATACGGATGGGGTGCTACAATCCAGACCTTGCGTTTCTTTTCTATATTGCCAGTGGTACATCACACAGAGTGGTCTCCAGAGTGTTTGACATGCCACTGTCCACCACATTGTCCTCCAAGTCGCTGAGGAGTAATTCAACTCCTGAAAACCACAGAACACATGGAGGCAGGGCTGGGCTTAAAATTGATGTCGTTTTTCTGATGTTAAACCTAAGTTATGTTGTAAATAGTTGTAAAAAGTACTTTCAGTAATGTATAGAACAATTTGCTTTAATgtgtaaaacaatttattaacaggacaaaaaaataaacgaatagaagaatgttttgtgaaaaaaaattataagctgcattaaaaaatgtaacaatgtaGATAATTCTCTTTTATTTACATGtgaatatgcaaaaaaaaaaaatgtacagaaagtactcatttacaaataaattacactgcaaaaatgaaTAACGTATAcaacttatttcatttttaaataacataaaaaaaataaactacagaTTATAAACTAATTTATTTGTTAACCATTCTCTTCCATTTGGGACAGGGTCATGCttacgtgtgccaaaaaactctcgcgacggcgaggcggctgtcgGATTGCGCAGTTGGGCACAGTTGCTTTCCActgactgcgctgatcaaaagcatgatgggaaacgacttgctgacgacacagcttaatgctcattggttcagacaaccatGATATTGGTTCTCTtctaaattgatttatttttttttatctgatttcatgtgattatgtatttaaattatgcattaatATTCCCAAACACAATGAAGtgtgatctctgtgtgagatatgtgactGTTgttatatttctataaaaatctaaaatgcatggttgaattaaaataaaaatggatgataaatacacctttagtatggaattaaatagcaatagcactttgagtgtcttgttcatcatatttattttcatataaagtaacagaactgaaattatatcatgtttatcagcagcacagcacatgagtgagaataatgtgaaatccgcctttgatctcgtataTGTTCTTcttcgagaggtcagaactgttCGTCTTGAACAgctcttatttcactcctcccctcattgcagccgcctactctcacctacatttcaggcgaggcgaggcgtggcgcatctcaaacaagcctatcgGGACAGCTTTCTCGCGCCGCTGTGACGCAATCGCACACTAAATAAGCACTTTGGAGTCCGTGCACTTCAGTTTGGGACACAGCTGCAGTCTGTGTTCTTTTGACTTTATTTTGTAGTAAGTAACGAATATGCTTGGGGGAAATGTATCTgagtaaaagtatacattttaattaggaaaTGTAGTGGATTAAAGGTGAAAGTTGGCggaaatataaaaactcaagtaaagtacagatactcccaAAAATACTGAACAAAGTATTATTACTTCGTTACATTACCTGATGTTCTGGTCGGCACATAggtgtgttttatgtgttaCATAAATTATTTCATGAAGAATGACAGATTGGAGATGCTTTTTCTGTGTGTTGTAGGCTGTTTTTCAGTGGCGTTTTAAAAGTGGTGGGGATGAAactgtcttaaaaaaaaaactttctcttGATCTTTGTTATATCATCCTTGAAAACATGCCTTGGCCTGTCAGAGGGGTGGTTTCGTGGAGAATGCATGCAGAACATATCAATTAAATCTATGTGATTGTTTTctctcatttatttaaatatagaagTCCAGTCTGCTGGAAATGGTCTTGCAGCCCTGCAGGGAGAAGACGCGTTCCTCTTTAGGGAAATAGTTTAGGTCACGGGCCATCTTTATAACAACCTTTTTATTTGGGACATGACCCTTTCTGGCCATCTCACTCCAACCACACTGAATGATGTGCTTGTACTCCAGAGGAAGGAATGGCACAAAGTAATCCACCAGATTCTTATCGATTAAGCTAGTGTGCCAGAGACCACCTGTGAAAAGAGAGAAGAATGTGCAGTTATAAAAGGTTAAACAAATGTGGGATTTTCAACTCGCTATGCTATACCTCAGAAAATGGACATAGCTGTAAAATCTGAGGCCAGTTGACTAACCTGTAAAGTCTAAGCCTTCTATGCAGCGGACCACTGATTGAATGAGCCATATCTGAAACTATTCATCTGACCAGTGTActatcatttattcatttaatgacCTTTGTTATGTTGCCTGGCAAATAACAGTGAGACTATGGCTACGTTCACATTGTCAGTTTTTGGGATTgacaactgcatttatttacaggTGTGAGTCTCGTAATGTCtcattcacacagcagcttaAAGTTGCGTTTGGAATTCTGTCTGTATGAACGTGCAACGGGACTCAAGCCTGTATTCCTTATCAGTAACCATAGCGACAGTGAccaaagtaaaatcaaagatgGTGACGTCCAGTGGAAAACTGACTGGATCTAAAACTTTCAGATGACACGCTGCTCATTTCTCCGTCACTGTAAGTTACCGAaaacacacatgaaaacacGCAATACACACTTTTGTGTGGCAGAGTGGCTCTCTCGCTGTGTATGACGTGACAGACAACTAGTTGTCCAGTCCTGTTCCGTTCACACAGCGCATGTGTTCCGAATGAGGTTGTGAGTCCTGAAAATTTTCAAGGTGTGAGTTCGGTTACAGAATGCGTTTGTCACGCCTGTAAATAACCAAACTGTGTGTGAACATAACCGTATTAAGGAGTCAAATACAGGATTGACAACCGTATTCTGCTGATGTGTGAACGTGGCCTATGACTAACATGTTAACAATAACatgcctttttcttttttaaatgtgattatttaatttataataaaaattagtgTTGTATATCATATTGCAACTGTTCgcatttcataaaaacactGGTTACTCAAGACATGTAAcatactgtttttgttgttgaaaacaGATAGTGACAATGCTGTCTCTAGATGCTTCAGATGGATCTGGAATCGTTCTTTTCCAAGCTTCCAGAAATCCAGAGCCACCTGAACGATCTTCTCACCCCCGGCAttgctgtaaaaacaaaaacaactggtTTACTGAGGCTGTTTAGTTGAAATGAAGAAGGGTcctctgaaaaaaagaaaggaaataaatagatttatttgaaaaaaataagtttttggcGACATTGCCCAGCCCTACAGCTGCCATCAttcaaacattaattaattaattattattttaattaaaattattcattaaaatattacacatttacaAACTAAAATGAAGCTCATTGCTTCTTGCTCTCATCCAGTTTTCTGTGCCGATGACACTGACCTGAGGAAGATGAAGATGGCCTGTCTGTATGACACTCCGTCCAGGTTATTGTAGAAATCCAGGTAAGGTTTAATACTGTCGATCAGCCCAGGATGCATTTTATCCATTTCATCAAATATAAACATTGAACGTGGGCAGATGGAAACATTTCCTCGTATCCACTCCAGTAACTGCGTCTAAACACATGCAAATGTACAAATATGACAGTGAAGGGAAaagattaatatattaaaactaggGATGCACTTACACTACTTTTTCCATAACTGGCTGATAccaacacttttatttttggtacttgccGATACCAAGTACCGATAGCCGACAGGCTACCTGTATTTTCATTGCatatggaatttaaaaaaaaaatactgggtacagaaaccaaaagaaTATGTATAATGTTAATTGACTTATAGTTTATTTAGCAAATAGGTATTTccttaaattatttacacataAGCACATAAGTTATGCAGGCGTGAAtattgaatgtttaacattaattacataaatatactTCATAGGCATCCTTGATCTCTAtagagatactgtatatattataataactccattctgctcTCTCTTGTTCTGTTGTctgtgtttctttgtctgaacaCAGCACTGTTTACACGCTTTGTGGTATTGGGGCATTTTAAAGAGTAGGCCTACAAGTACAAGAGCGCAGTATCGGGCCCTGTATGTACTATAATTACATCTGTGTCTTTAAGACGAGGGAGCAGGACTGATTTAAAACCAGCGTGTGACTGATTTAATTCAGTAGAATATGCTTCctctgacaagagatcagataACTTAAGAAACAGATACATAACAGGCCTGATACCCGGtattggtgcatccctaattaaaACATAGGCctacttttattaattttggtggaacaaaatacatgtcattttcatgtttttgcatATTGTCCATATACTAACTGTATAAACACATTACCTTGTATTTGTTAATGTGAGCCTCGTGAGGAAAGTGTGCTGTCGCTGTAAACAGATGAACGAAGTTGCTCGTCATCCCTTTCTGGTAAATATTTTCTGCTATAAGCTGGCTCGCGAAGTTCTTCCCGGTCCCGGTCCAGCCGTGGAGGGACAGAACCAGAGGTTTCTTTGGGTTAATGTTGTTCATGAAGCCTGTGACGGCTTTCAGGATGACCTTAGCAGCAACCTGCTGcccaaaaagcttttttttgaGGTCATACTTCAGTCCTATGGAAGAAAGGACAGATTTACAGCAACTATGTTTTGGCATGCTGTACTGTACATTCCAGCAACATCCAATTGGTAGGATTGTCCAGTGCATAGTTTCAAACAACAATCTTTTAGTTAACAGCTGTTCTCATAGTGACACATTCTAGCAATGTCTACTGGTAATATAGATGCAATAAATACATCTAcagttatataaatgtatattgcaATGCACATgtgcaaaataaacaatacataaatgcataatGCACTGgggaaatacatttatttattattacctttatttctgtattCAGTTATATAGTCAAACAGTTGCTGGTGCCCATTGATTCCATAGTTTTCCATACTATTGAAGTCAGTGGAAACTGTAACTGTAACAGTAACTGTGGGGTTACTGTTTGGAAACTCGTACAGGTTTTGAACAACTTAggcaaactatccctttaattttagTGATGGAAATCGATGGAATTTCGGACAGTTTATATCAGTgatctcaaactcaattcctggagggccacagctctgcagagtttagctccaatcaGCTCCAatcagctccaaatcacaccagcttggaagtttctagttaTCCTGAAGACCTAGATTATCTGGaccaggtgtgtttgattaaggttggagctaaactgtgcagagctgtggccctccaggaattgagtttgagaccaatggtTTAAATGaactggttaaaaaaaaaaaagattcagcCTAGTGTGTTAACACAATCACACAATGATGTGAAATGCATATGTTTTACATGGCTAAAgcatataaagtaaaaaaaaaaaaaaaaaaaattattaaactcaactttttacataaaccaaagcacaaaaaacatattttccttTTAGATGCTTGGTTCATGCATGGTCGACTCGAGAAACAACCTCAAACCTACGATTATAACTAAGCTCCatcaaattacaattaaattatattatatatacatgcatacatatataagTGAATAAACATGTCCAAAGTTACTGAGGTGGACGTCACATGGCAACACTACTCTGCACACTGATCAGCCAATAGGTGTCATAAGTcataaaaaataactgcataaaTAATTAACTAGcctaaataattacataaatgttcAAAGAATAAgtgtaattatcatttttattttcattttaataaatacattagtaAATTGATAAATTTTTGACTAAATtgtatcaaatttatttatccTTTATTTTGTGAAGTATGAGCTTTTAATCATTTACATTTCctcatttgtgtatttattttgtttaataatgttGCAGGTTTCGTTTTGCATATAAAACTGTAGTCTGATCAAATCCACAAGAACTTCTTTTACCAGTTTTATTAAAGTTGATCCAGTTCCCATTACAGACTTCCTTACTCCAATAGAAATGCCAGTATGTTGCACCCAGAGCAGCAAGTCCTGCACCCACAAGTAATAGGGTGACCTGAGGGGGCATCCGGGCAGtcattttactaaataaatcagATACAAAAAGCAGGCTCCAACTCAGCCTCCACTTCCTTGTCACACGATCTTCCTGAAGTTTGAACCTTTCTTCACGGGTGATTGTAGAGATGTGTGAGATTGACCAATGAAATAAGCTGCAAAGTGGGCCCAAAACGTGCCCTACACATTTGGGGCACGTTCAAACtcaaacatttttctgaaaacgACATGTTTCCTGGAAATGGTGTGCAATGTCttggttacgtatgtaaccttGGTTCCCTGAATAGGGAACAAGATGCTGCGATGGCGTCATTGCTATGGGTGTGGAGAAGGGTCTAGCTGCGGACATGCACTTGCATTTTCAGACTTGCACTCTCAGGCACCTGCACTTCCGCAAGTGACATCTTTTgcagtcttttttattttatattttattttattttatttattattttttaaattgaatctcTCAACATTT is a window of Onychostoma macrolepis isolate SWU-2019 chromosome 21, ASM1243209v1, whole genome shotgun sequence DNA encoding:
- the LOC131529099 gene encoding torsin-1A-like isoform X3 encodes the protein MENYGINGHQQLFDYITEYRNKGLKYDLKKKLFGQQVAAKVILKAVTGFMNNINPKKPLVLSLHGWTGTGKNFASQLIAENIYQKGMTSNFVHLFTATAHFPHEAHINKYKTQLLEWIRGNVSICPRSMFIFDEMDKMHPGLIDSIKPYLDFYNNLDGVSYRQAIFIFLSNAGGEKIVQVALDFWKLGKERFQIHLKHLETALSLSVFNNKNSGLWHTSLIDKNLVDYFVPFLPLEYKHIIQCGWSEMARKGHVPNKKVVIKMARDLNYFPKEERVFSLQGCKTISSRLDFYI
- the LOC131529099 gene encoding torsin-1A-like isoform X2, encoding MASSLWEHLWFEECLKPLSTSFLRPMRPCAKRLKYDLKKKLFGQQVAAKVILKAVTGFMNNINPKKPLVLSLHGWTGTGKNFASQLIAENIYQKGMTSNFVHLFTATAHFPHEAHINKYKTQLLEWIRGNVSICPRSMFIFDEMDKMHPGLIDSIKPYLDFYNNLDGVSYRQAIFIFLSNAGGEKIVQVALDFWKLGKERFQIHLKHLETALSLSVFNNKNSGLWHTSLIDKNLVDYFVPFLPLEYKHIIQCGWSEMARKGHVPNKKVVIKMARDLNYFPKEERVFSLQGCKTISSRLDFYI
- the LOC131529099 gene encoding torsin-1A-like isoform X1; the protein is MTARMPPQVTLLLVGAGLAALGATYWHFYWSKEVCNGNWINFNKTGLKYDLKKKLFGQQVAAKVILKAVTGFMNNINPKKPLVLSLHGWTGTGKNFASQLIAENIYQKGMTSNFVHLFTATAHFPHEAHINKYKTQLLEWIRGNVSICPRSMFIFDEMDKMHPGLIDSIKPYLDFYNNLDGVSYRQAIFIFLSNAGGEKIVQVALDFWKLGKERFQIHLKHLETALSLSVFNNKNSGLWHTSLIDKNLVDYFVPFLPLEYKHIIQCGWSEMARKGHVPNKKVVIKMARDLNYFPKEERVFSLQGCKTISSRLDFYI